A region of Vigna radiata var. radiata cultivar VC1973A chromosome 6, Vradiata_ver6, whole genome shotgun sequence DNA encodes the following proteins:
- the LOC106763272 gene encoding receptor-like protein 12, whose translation MGWVSVSSLIIFLSFLLHFPSYNCLLCNPDDKSALLQFKNSFFVLNSSLHFHFYYDPCSSFSSRIESWKNTTDCCGWDGITCDSKSGHVIGLNLCCSDLRGELLGLNSPIFKLRHLQQLSLTYNDFFGSSIHSSIGNFVNLTHLTLSPFRISGDVPSTISHLSKLEHLCISPEDLLLDDPTKSYSKIRIDDYTWNRLIHNATNLKEIYLENVNMFSVRESYLSLLTNLSSSLVSLDLHHTQIQGKFPTDILRLPNLQEIDLSSNENLRGELPNSNWTTPLKTLFLSDTAFSGYIPDSIGHLKSLNSLGLSDCHFDGFIPPSLFNLTQLSFLDLSYNKLVGPIPTQITKLSELSTLSLRDNMLNGTIPRGCYSLPSLFALDLSSNQLTGSIGEFSNNSLQFVKLSNNKLHGNFPNSIFQLQNLNYLDLSSNGLSGVVDFHQFSKFETLWILDFSHNSLLSLKFENNFDCILPKLLYLYLSSSNISSFPKFIAPNLEALDLSHNRIHGSIPKWFHENLLCSWKNISYIDLSFNKLRGDLPIPPNGIEFFSVSNNQLSGDISSALCNASTLSILNLASNNLTGLIPQCLATFPSLWALDLQDNNFYGSISDNFSKGNSFETLKLNGNKLKGPLPRSLAHCTKLEVLDLEHNNIEDMFPYWLETLPNLQVLSLRSNKFHGVITSFGTKLPFPRLKIFDISDNHFTGPLPVSYIHNFQGMMNANDNQTGLKYLGNNSLYNDSIVIVMKGRYMELTRILTVFTSIDLSNNMFEGEIPTIIGELHSLKGLNLSHNRIIGTIPISLGNLSNLEWLDLSWNQLKGEIPMALTNLNFLAVLNLSQNQFEGMIPKGGQFNTFENDSYVGNGMLCGMPLSKSCKEDKEKSSHSTLDKEESGFRWKSVVMGYTCGMIFGIILGCNVFFFGKPQLLAKVVERGLNVRLIRPTGRKPTNCWKRICLT comes from the coding sequence ATGGGTTGGGTTTCAGTCTCATCCTTAATCATCTTCCTTTCCTTCCTACTTCATTTTCCTTCCTACAATTGTTTGTTGTGCAATCCTGATGATAAATCTGCATTGTTACAattcaaaaactcattttttgtTCTCAACTCTTcccttcattttcatttctactATGATCCTTGTTCCTCATTTTCTTCAAGGATAGAATCTTGGAAAAACACAACAGATTGTTGTGGGTGGGATGGGATCACGTGCGACAGCAAGTCAGGCCATGTGATTGGTCTCAATCTTTGTTGTAGTGATCTTAGAGGTGAGTTACTAGGTCTAAATAGTCCTATTTTCAAGCTAAGGCACCTTCAACAACTTAGCCTTACTTATAATGATTTCTTTGGATCTTCGATACACTCTTCAATCGGTAACTTTGTCAACCTCACACATCTAACTTTATCTCCCTTTAGAATTAGTGGTGATGTTCCCTCCACAATCTCTCACTTGTCAAAATTAGAACATCTTTGTATCAGTCCTGAGGATTTATTACTTGATGATCCCACCAAAAGCTACTCCAAAATTAGAATTGATGATTATACATGGAATAGACTCATTCACAACGCAACTAATTTAAAAGAGATTTATTTAGAAAACGTGAACATGTTTTCTGTCAGAGAGAGCTATTTGTCATTGTTAACCAATCTATCATCCTCTTTAGTTTCTCTCGATCTCCATCACACCCAAATCCAAGGGAAATTTCCCACCGACATCCTCCGCTTACCTAATCTCCAAGAAATAGATCTATCATCGAATGAAAACCTGAGAGGTGAACTTCCAAACTCCAACTGGACTACTCCACTAAAAACCTTGTTTCTCTCCGATACTGCTTTCTCAGGATACATTCCTGATTCTATTGGTCACTTGAAGTCTCTTAACTCACTAGGACTTTCAGATTGCCATTTTGATGGATTTATTCCACCATCATTGTTTAATCTTACTCAACTTTCTTTCTTAgatttatcatataataaattagttGGCCCCATTCCAACCCAAATCACCAAACTCTCTGAATTATCAACCCTATCTTTGAGGGACAACATGTTAAATGGAACAATTCCTCGTGGGTGTTATTCTTTGCCTTCTTTGTTTGCCTTGGATCTTAGTAGCAATCAACTCACAGGGTCAATTGGTGAGTTCTCAAATAATTCTTTGCAATTTGTGAAACTTTCTAATAATAAACTGCATggaaattttccaaattcaatatttcaactccaaaatcttaattatttgGATTTGTCATCAAATGGTTTGAGTGGTGTCGTGGACTTTCACCaattttcaaagtttgaaaCTCTATGGATTTTGGATTTTTCTCACAATAGTTTGCTCtcactaaaatttgaaaataattttgattgtaTCTTACCCAAACTTCTATACTTATATTTATCTTCAAGTAACATAAGTAGTTTCCCAAAATTCATAGCACCAAACTTGGAAGCTTTAGATCTTTCTCATAACAGAATTCATGGAAGCATTCCCAAATGGTTTCATGAGAACCTCTTGTGCTCTTGGAAGAACATTAGTTACATTGATCTAAGTTTCAACAAGTTGCGAGGAGACCTTCCAATTCCACCTAATGGCATTGAATTCTTTTCAGTCTCAAATAATCAACTGAGTGGGGACATTTCTTCGGCATTGTGCAACGCTAGCACCCTTTCTATACTTAACTTGGCTTCCAACAACTTGACAGGACTTATTCCACAATGCTTGGCAACATTTCCTTCTCTTTGGGCGTTGGATTTGCAAGACAACAACTTTTACGGTAGCATATCTGATAATTTTTCTAAAGGAAATTCCTTTGAGACTCTAAAGTTGAATGGAAATAAGTTGAAGGGACCATTACCACGATCTTTGGCTCATTGCACAAAACTTGAAGTTTTGGATCTTGAACACAATAACATAGAGGATATGTTCCCTTATTGGTTAGAAACTTTGCCAAATTTACAGGTACTCAGTTTAAGGTCAAATAAATTTCATGGTGTCATCACTTCTTTTGGAACCAAACTTCCATTTCCTAGGTTGAAGATTTTTGATATCTCTGATAACCATTTTACTGGACCCTTGCCAGTGTCATACATCCACAACTTTCAAGGAATGATGAATGCGAATGACAATCAAACTGGTTTGAAATATTTGGGTAATAATAGTTTATATAATGATTCGATAGTGATTGTAATGAAAGGGCGGTACATGGAACTCACGAGGATACTGACTGTTTTCACTAGCATtgatttatcaaataatatgtTTGAAGGAGAAATTCCAACAATCATTGGAGAGTTGCATTCTCTTAAAGGGCTTAACCTTTCACACAATAGAATCATTGGTACCATTCCAATATCACTAGGTAATTTAAGCAATTTGGAATGGTTGGATCTCTCATGGAACCAATTGAAGGGTGAGATTCCTATGGCTTTgacaaatttgaattttctagcAGTCTTGAACCTTTCACAAAACCAGTTTGAGGGAATGATACCTAAAGGTGGACAGTTTAACACATTTGAAAACGATTCCTATGTTGGAAATGGAATGTTGTGTGGAATGCCTTTGTCAAAATCCTGCAAAGAGGATAAAGAAAAGTCATCACATTCAACACTTGATAAAGAAGAATCCGGATTTAGGTGGAAATCCGTTGTAATGGGATATACATGTGGGATGATCTTTGGAATAATATTGGG